One Brachyspira suanatina DNA segment encodes these proteins:
- the fliG gene encoding flagellar motor switch protein FliG, which yields MPADKEKDKKQRVLSGRQKVAIFLVSLGMETSSEIFKHLREEEIEQITFDIARLENIESADKDAVFREFQEMMIAQDFITQGGIDYARDLLERSVGSQKASDIINRLTSSLQVRPFDFIRRTDPAHLLNFIQGEHPQTIALILAYLEAQKAASILGALPTEIQPDVAKRIAIMDRTSPEVLREVERVLERKLSTLASEDFTSAGGIDSIVEIINSVDRSTEKSIIESLEEDDPELAEEIKKRMFVFEDIVLLDDRAIQKVLREVDSSDLAKALKSVDTDAQDKVYRNMSKRAAALLKEDMDFMGPVRLKDVEEAQQKIVNIIRKLEEQGDIVVARAGEDEMVV from the coding sequence ATGCCTGCAGATAAAGAAAAAGATAAAAAACAACGAGTGCTAAGCGGACGTCAAAAAGTTGCTATATTTTTAGTATCTCTGGGAATGGAAACATCTAGTGAGATATTCAAGCACTTGAGAGAGGAAGAAATAGAGCAGATAACATTTGATATTGCCAGACTTGAAAATATAGAATCCGCTGACAAGGATGCTGTATTTAGAGAATTCCAAGAGATGATGATAGCTCAGGACTTCATAACTCAAGGCGGTATAGATTATGCAAGAGACTTGCTTGAAAGATCTGTGGGTAGTCAGAAGGCTAGTGATATAATCAATAGATTAACTTCTTCATTACAAGTTAGACCTTTTGATTTTATACGCCGTACAGACCCTGCTCACTTGCTTAACTTCATACAAGGTGAACACCCTCAGACTATAGCACTTATTTTGGCTTATTTGGAAGCACAAAAAGCTGCTAGTATATTAGGAGCTTTACCTACAGAGATTCAGCCTGATGTAGCTAAGCGTATTGCTATAATGGACAGAACTTCTCCAGAGGTTTTAAGAGAGGTTGAAAGGGTACTTGAAAGAAAACTTTCTACTCTTGCTAGTGAAGACTTTACTTCTGCTGGTGGTATCGATTCTATAGTAGAAATCATTAACAGTGTTGATAGATCTACTGAGAAAAGTATCATCGAGAGTTTGGAGGAAGACGATCCGGAACTTGCAGAAGAGATCAAGAAACGTATGTTTGTATTCGAAGATATTGTATTGCTTGATGACAGAGCTATACAGAAAGTACTTCGTGAGGTTGATTCAAGCGACTTGGCTAAGGCACTTAAGAGTGTTGATACAGATGCTCAGGATAAAGTTTACAGAAACATGTCCAAACGTGCTGCTGCATTGCTTAAAGAGGATATGGACTTTATGGGACCTGTTCGTCTTAAAGACGTTGAAGAGGCTCAGCAAAAAATTGTTAATATCATCCGTAAGCTTGAAGAGCAAGGTGATATCGTTGTTGCTCGTGCCGGTGAAGATGAAATGGTTGTGTGA
- the fliH gene encoding flagellar assembly protein FliH has translation MPEKVFKSRSIVELTQKVNIAVPHHKSQEELDYEESQEEYRGPSIEEIEAEIAGLRAQWEEDLRDMRRKAVDEADRIIEDAKTQAFEIFKSKQNEAHVISEQAKVDASRIIQDANAEKERIQSESESIKDAAYKEGYAKGYDEGFEKSFSDSNNDLIKLTEKMKKILAETINKRNEIIDAAEAQVIEVAVLIAKRVVKMLTERDKGIVIRNIQEALRRIKGRTKITIRVNIDDLEVSARHKDEFYQMLDKIEGVTVLEDPNVDVGGCMIETDFGDIDARINTQLNEIETAIKEVEPIKGF, from the coding sequence ATGCCAGAAAAGGTTTTTAAATCCAGAAGTATTGTTGAACTTACTCAAAAGGTTAATATTGCAGTACCTCATCATAAATCTCAGGAAGAACTTGATTATGAGGAATCTCAAGAGGAATACAGAGGTCCTTCCATTGAAGAAATTGAAGCTGAAATTGCAGGACTTAGAGCTCAATGGGAAGAAGATTTAAGAGATATGAGAAGAAAAGCTGTTGATGAGGCAGACAGAATTATTGAAGATGCTAAAACACAGGCTTTTGAGATATTTAAATCTAAACAAAATGAAGCACATGTTATTTCAGAACAGGCTAAAGTTGATGCTTCAAGAATAATACAAGATGCTAATGCTGAAAAAGAAAGAATACAAAGCGAATCAGAATCTATAAAAGATGCTGCATATAAAGAAGGATATGCAAAAGGTTATGATGAAGGTTTTGAAAAATCTTTCTCTGACAGCAATAATGATTTAATAAAATTAACAGAAAAGATGAAAAAAATCTTAGCTGAAACTATTAATAAAAGAAATGAAATAATAGATGCAGCAGAGGCTCAAGTTATTGAGGTTGCTGTGCTTATAGCTAAGCGTGTTGTAAAAATGCTGACTGAAAGAGATAAAGGTATCGTTATTAGGAATATTCAGGAGGCTTTAAGAAGAATTAAAGGCAGAACTAAAATCACTATTAGAGTTAATATTGATGATTTGGAAGTTTCTGCAAGACATAAAGATGAATTTTATCAAATGCTTGATAAGATTGAGGGCGTAACAGTATTAGAAGACCCTAATGTTGATGTTGGCGGTTGTATGATAGAAACAGACTTCGGCGATATAGATGCTAGAATAAATACCCAATTGAATGAAATAGAAACTGCTATTAAAGAAGTAGAACCTATTAAAGGTTTCTAA